In Hypomesus transpacificus isolate Combined female chromosome 25, fHypTra1, whole genome shotgun sequence, one DNA window encodes the following:
- the LOC124487148 gene encoding immunoglobulin superfamily member 3-like isoform X1 gives MILFGLIFLFYIKSVSTLEEDIFVQLDHVMVVRKGESVNLTCLRTYNKGVLWFKQIIGQKPVLIVTSYPTSFILNPKDWKPDTKHLNVIRGVNSCNLTITQTQLEDSATYYCAQVFGITFGDGTLLIVKEFEPKSRTILQHLVSESHKLGDSVTLNCKIPTEICSGEHSVYWFRHGSGESRPGILYTHGGRSDQCEKSPEAGSPTQSCVYNLPKRNLSLSDAGTYYCAVTSCGEILFGNGIKQDTQVSDGQNHPFLFILFCLMTTVSIMSVTVNIIVCSKIKRTRCDVCTEGPDTSDCQTEYRTASVSRAKFEKVSDDVDLNYSTLKFTDKKKTKPRRQKKTQSTLK, from the exons ATGATTCTGTTTGGGCTCATCTTTTTGTTTTATATTAAATCAG TTAGTACATTGGAGGAGGACATCTTTGTGCAACTAGATCATGTCATGGTGGTCAGAAAGGGAGAAAGTGTGAATCTAACTTGCCTCCGTACATATAATAAGGGTGTTCTGTGGTTCAAGCAGATTATTGGACAGAAGCCCGTTCTGATTGTTACATCATATCCAACTTCCTTTATATTGAACCCCAAAGATTGGAAACCTGACACTAAACACCTTAATGTGATAAGAGGAGTCAATAGTTGCAATCTGACCATCACCCAGACTCAGCTAGAGGATTCAGCCACTTACTACTGTGCACAAGTCTTTGGCATCACATTTGGTGATGGAACTCTTCTAATTGTTAAAG AATTTGAACCGAAAAGCAGAACTATTCTGCAGCACTTAGTGTCTGAGTCACATAAATTAGGAGACTCTGTGACCCTAAACTGCAAAATACCCACTGAGATCTGTTCTGGAGAACACAGTGTCTATTGGTTCAGACATGGCTCAGGAGAATCACGTCCAGGAATCCTTTACACCCATGGAGGCAGAAGTGATCAGTGTGAGAAGAGCCCTGAGGCTGGTTCTCCTACACAGAGCTGTGTCTACAACCTCCCCAAGAGGAACCTCAGCCTCTCTGATGCTGGGACTTACTACTGTGCTGTGACCTCATGTGGGGAGATACTGTTTGGGAATGGGATCAAGCAAGACACTCAAG TTTCAGATGGTCAGAATCATCCTTTTCTCTTCATCCTATTTTGCCTGATGACAACCGTTTCGATAATGAGTGTGACTGTCAACATTATCGTCTGTTCGAAAATAAAGCGGACACGTTGTGACGTCTGCACAG AGGGGCCAGACACGTCCGATTGCCAAACAGAGTACAGGACTGCCTCTGTGAGCAGAGCAAAATTTGAAAAG GTCAGTGATGATGTTGACCTGAACTACTCCACTTTAAAGTTCACTGACAAGAAGAAAACCAAGCCCAGGAGACAGAAGAAAACCCAATCTACACTGAAGTGA
- the LOC124487148 gene encoding uncharacterized protein LOC124487148 isoform X3, with amino-acid sequence MILFGLIFLFYIKSVSTLEEDIFVQLDHVMVVRKGESVNLTCLRTYNKGVLWFKQIIGQKPVLIVTSYPTSFILNPKDWKPDTKHLNVIRGVNSCNLTITQTQLEDSATYYCAQVFGITFGDGTLLIVKEFEPKSRTILQHLVSESHKLGDSVTLNCKIPTEICSGEHSVYWFRHGSGESRPGILYTHGGRSDQCEKSPEAGSPTQSCVYNLPKRNLSLSDAGTYYCAVTSCGEILFGNGIKQDTQEGPDTSDCQTEYRTASVSRAKFEKVSDDVDLNYSTLKFTDKKKTKPRRQKKTQSTLK; translated from the exons ATGATTCTGTTTGGGCTCATCTTTTTGTTTTATATTAAATCAG TTAGTACATTGGAGGAGGACATCTTTGTGCAACTAGATCATGTCATGGTGGTCAGAAAGGGAGAAAGTGTGAATCTAACTTGCCTCCGTACATATAATAAGGGTGTTCTGTGGTTCAAGCAGATTATTGGACAGAAGCCCGTTCTGATTGTTACATCATATCCAACTTCCTTTATATTGAACCCCAAAGATTGGAAACCTGACACTAAACACCTTAATGTGATAAGAGGAGTCAATAGTTGCAATCTGACCATCACCCAGACTCAGCTAGAGGATTCAGCCACTTACTACTGTGCACAAGTCTTTGGCATCACATTTGGTGATGGAACTCTTCTAATTGTTAAAG AATTTGAACCGAAAAGCAGAACTATTCTGCAGCACTTAGTGTCTGAGTCACATAAATTAGGAGACTCTGTGACCCTAAACTGCAAAATACCCACTGAGATCTGTTCTGGAGAACACAGTGTCTATTGGTTCAGACATGGCTCAGGAGAATCACGTCCAGGAATCCTTTACACCCATGGAGGCAGAAGTGATCAGTGTGAGAAGAGCCCTGAGGCTGGTTCTCCTACACAGAGCTGTGTCTACAACCTCCCCAAGAGGAACCTCAGCCTCTCTGATGCTGGGACTTACTACTGTGCTGTGACCTCATGTGGGGAGATACTGTTTGGGAATGGGATCAAGCAAGACACTCAAG AGGGGCCAGACACGTCCGATTGCCAAACAGAGTACAGGACTGCCTCTGTGAGCAGAGCAAAATTTGAAAAG GTCAGTGATGATGTTGACCTGAACTACTCCACTTTAAAGTTCACTGACAAGAAGAAAACCAAGCCCAGGAGACAGAAGAAAACCCAATCTACACTGAAGTGA
- the LOC124487148 gene encoding immunoglobulin superfamily member 3-like isoform X2 → MILFGLIFLFYIKSVSTLEEDIFVQLDHVMVVRKGESVNLTCLRTYNKGVLWFKQIIGQKPVLIVTSYPTSFILNPKDWKPDTKHLNVIRGVNSCNLTITQTQLEDSATYYCAQVFGITFGDGTLLIVKEFEPKSRTILQHLVSESHKLGDSVTLNCKIPTEICSGEHSVYWFRHGSGESRPGILYTHGGRSDQCEKSPEAGSPTQSCVYNLPKRNLSLSDAGTYYCAVTSCGEILFGNGIKQDTQDGQNHPFLFILFCLMTTVSIMSVTVNIIVCSKIKRTRCDVCTEGPDTSDCQTEYRTASVSRAKFEKVSDDVDLNYSTLKFTDKKKTKPRRQKKTQSTLK, encoded by the exons ATGATTCTGTTTGGGCTCATCTTTTTGTTTTATATTAAATCAG TTAGTACATTGGAGGAGGACATCTTTGTGCAACTAGATCATGTCATGGTGGTCAGAAAGGGAGAAAGTGTGAATCTAACTTGCCTCCGTACATATAATAAGGGTGTTCTGTGGTTCAAGCAGATTATTGGACAGAAGCCCGTTCTGATTGTTACATCATATCCAACTTCCTTTATATTGAACCCCAAAGATTGGAAACCTGACACTAAACACCTTAATGTGATAAGAGGAGTCAATAGTTGCAATCTGACCATCACCCAGACTCAGCTAGAGGATTCAGCCACTTACTACTGTGCACAAGTCTTTGGCATCACATTTGGTGATGGAACTCTTCTAATTGTTAAAG AATTTGAACCGAAAAGCAGAACTATTCTGCAGCACTTAGTGTCTGAGTCACATAAATTAGGAGACTCTGTGACCCTAAACTGCAAAATACCCACTGAGATCTGTTCTGGAGAACACAGTGTCTATTGGTTCAGACATGGCTCAGGAGAATCACGTCCAGGAATCCTTTACACCCATGGAGGCAGAAGTGATCAGTGTGAGAAGAGCCCTGAGGCTGGTTCTCCTACACAGAGCTGTGTCTACAACCTCCCCAAGAGGAACCTCAGCCTCTCTGATGCTGGGACTTACTACTGTGCTGTGACCTCATGTGGGGAGATACTGTTTGGGAATGGGATCAAGCAAGACACTCAAG ATGGTCAGAATCATCCTTTTCTCTTCATCCTATTTTGCCTGATGACAACCGTTTCGATAATGAGTGTGACTGTCAACATTATCGTCTGTTCGAAAATAAAGCGGACACGTTGTGACGTCTGCACAG AGGGGCCAGACACGTCCGATTGCCAAACAGAGTACAGGACTGCCTCTGTGAGCAGAGCAAAATTTGAAAAG GTCAGTGATGATGTTGACCTGAACTACTCCACTTTAAAGTTCACTGACAAGAAGAAAACCAAGCCCAGGAGACAGAAGAAAACCCAATCTACACTGAAGTGA